The window TGACGCCACGACCGCGGAGGCCGCGATGCGTCATTGGGAATGATGGCGATCATCAGCAAGAACAATCCCACGACGATGTGGTTTTGATGAATCGGCGGCGGAGGGGCGATTGCGAACCTTCCCCACAGTATCAAGCCGATACTCACCAATACGATTAATAAATGAGCGTGTCGAGTGGGATGCCAATACGACAACCCTGACAGTGTCCAAACCACCAAGGCAATACCGAGATCAGCCCACAGGAGTGTTAAGTTGGATTGCACATCGAACACAAATGGACTAACGGCCAACCAAACCGCAGTCATGATTTCGACAATTCTTCCCCACATTACTTCACCTCTCGCGACAAGAGCTTTTCAGCAGCGGCGTCGAGCTGCTCATTTTGAAGTCCCCAAAACGCCTGCCAAAGCAAACCCTTGTCTTGATGCTCAGTCCACACGATTTTAAGGTAAGTCAGCGACACCCGAACTTCGTCCCAAGCCCAGTAGACCAGCAGCAGCGATAGCGACGCGGTGACCAAGCACAGGAAGCACCACGATCCGACCACAAAGGCTTGGCATAGCACTAATACGACACTAACAATTCCCAGCGGGATCACGTCGATGCCGAACAGAATGACTAACCAAGGGCGGTATTGCCATCGCCGTGTCGATCCCGCGAACCCAAGAATAGCGTCGCCCAGGTACGCAAGTACCCCCAGTGACGCGTCATGAATCCCGAGAATGCTGTACATGGTTTTCGCGGTATCTGATTTCAACACCTTCGCACTTCCGTCCCCAAATACAGGGTCGAAAACACTGTCAATCAACCCCCATTGATAGAGTGACAGATGCACTGAAATTCCCGCGGCGACAAACGCCACGAGGCAGATTGGAATTCGCTGACTCCACGCCGACGGGTTATAGTCGTAGGGAGGCACCGCTGGATCGGACTCGCGTGCGAGTGTTACGTTATCTGACATCTATTTCAGCCCGTTTTTGCGGTACCACACCTCGGGTTGCGACTTGAGCAGGTCCGTCATCTTAGGGATCGTCGACCTGAGACTGTGTCGCGGCTCCCAACCCAGGAGCTGCTTGGCGCGCGAGATATCCAACGCATAGTGATCATCTGCCATGCTGACCATGAAGGGTTTAATAAAGGCGTCGCCGCCTTGAACTAGGTCGGTGACGGCAGCACCTATCTTTGCCAACGACGGCGGGACATACAGCGTCGTCCACTCCTTACCCCACAGTTGCTCGCCAATCAGGTCCTGCAGGGACCGGTAAGAGAGCGGGTCCTCCTCACCGATCAGGATCGCCGTCTTGGGCGCAATCGAATGCCGACGCTCAACCGTCCGGACGATGGCGTCGACGGCATCGTCGAGATGCACAGCGGATTGGCCCGCGTCCGTG of the Allorhodopirellula heiligendammensis genome contains:
- a CDS encoding vitamin K epoxide reductase family protein; this encodes MSDNVTLARESDPAVPPYDYNPSAWSQRIPICLVAFVAAGISVHLSLYQWGLIDSVFDPVFGDGSAKVLKSDTAKTMYSILGIHDASLGVLAYLGDAILGFAGSTRRWQYRPWLVILFGIDVIPLGIVSVVLVLCQAFVVGSWCFLCLVTASLSLLLVYWAWDEVRVSLTYLKIVWTEHQDKGLLWQAFWGLQNEQLDAAAEKLLSREVK